GGCAGCCGCCCGTCCGCGCGACGGCGACGGCGCGCCGGAACCGCCGCTGCGCAGGCTGGGCCGTGCGCTGCTCAGTACGTTGCCGGGGCCGGGCAACGGGCAGAAGGGGCTGGGGGCTGCGGCTCGTCGACGCCGTCTGGCGGGCAGCATGCGGCTCTCCCGGGCGTTCCGGTGCGCCTACGGAGCCGATGCGCTGAAGGGCGCCCGCTGCGTCCTCGTGGACGATGTCCTGACCACCGGAGCCACCCTGGCCGAGGCCGGGCGGGTGCTGCAGGGCGCAGGGGCCAGGGTGCTCGGTGCGGTGGCGATCGCCGCCACAAGGCCGCCGGCGGACCGGGGGAGTTCCCAGGAAGAAATAAGTGAACAAGGGATGAATTACTGAGCGCTATCCACTAACGTCAGTACTGGGTACCAAGCCAAGAAGGTACCTGTCGATAGCGGCTCGGAAAGGGGCTCGACTGTCAAACAGACCGGCCCCAGGAACCAGCCGTCGTCGTGCCACCGAAACACTGTGGAGGACACCATGGAGTTCATGATCAGCGGCCGCAACGTGACTGTATCGGACCGTTTCCGCGAGTACGCGAGCGAGAAACTCTCCAAGCTGGAGACGCTGGGCGACAAGGTCCAGCGGATCGACACGAAGGTCTCCAAGAAAGCCCACTCCCGGTCGGCGGATAACGATCTCACCGTCGAGGTCACTGTTCTGGGACGTGGCCCGGTGATCCGGGCTGAGGCTGTTTCGGGTGATAAGTTCGCGGCCTTCGACCTGGCCTATGGCAAGCTCCTCGAGCGCCTGCGCCGGGCCAAGGACAGGCGCAAGGTGCATCATGGCAGGCACACCCCGCAAGCGGTGCATGAAGCCACCGCAAGCCTCGAACCACCGGCTCCGGAATCCCCTGAGGCTCCGGCGCCTTATGAGATCCCCAATGACATCCCCGCGGGTGACTCGCCCGTCCTGATCCGCCGGAAGGTCTTCCCCGCCACCACCATGACGGTGGACGAGGCCGTGGACAACATGGAGCTCGTGGGTCACGCCTTCTACCTCTTCGTGGACAAGGAGACCGAACAGCATTCCGTGGTGTACCGTCGCACGGGATGGACCTACGGCGTCATCACTCTCGATCCCGAGTGCACCGAGGCCGAGGGCCAGGAGAAGATCCACGCCTACCGCTCCGACGACGAGGATGCGGTGGTCGTCGCCTGACGGAAGCGCGCCGTAGGACGGGCGCGCAGGACAGACTAGGAGCACCGTGCCGGAAACGCTGACTCTCGCCCAGGCGAGAAGAATCGCCTTAGCGGCACAGGGACTCTCCAAGGAACGGCCCACGGGCCCCGCCACGGCGAGGTCGGTGGGCCGTTCCTTCGCTCAGATGCAATTGGTGCAGATCGACTCGGTCAACGTCCTGTCCCGCAGCCATTACCTGCCGTTCTTCTCCCGCCTGGGTGCGTACGACAAGGCTCTGGTGGACCGGATGTCGCAGAAGGCTCCGCGCAGCATGATGGAGTTCTGGGCCCACGAGGCCAGCTTCATCCAGCCCGGCCACTTCGATGCGCTGCGGCACTGGCAGCGTCGCCGCTGGGTGAGTGCCGAGCACCTCGACGCCACCCAGCGGGAGCAACTGCGGGAGAACATCCTGGAGGTGCTCGGCCGCTCACGGCCGCTGACCGCCTC
This portion of the Arthrobacter woluwensis genome encodes:
- the hpf gene encoding ribosome hibernation-promoting factor, HPF/YfiA family, which produces MEFMISGRNVTVSDRFREYASEKLSKLETLGDKVQRIDTKVSKKAHSRSADNDLTVEVTVLGRGPVIRAEAVSGDKFAAFDLAYGKLLERLRRAKDRRKVHHGRHTPQAVHEATASLEPPAPESPEAPAPYEIPNDIPAGDSPVLIRRKVFPATTMTVDEAVDNMELVGHAFYLFVDKETEQHSVVYRRTGWTYGVITLDPECTEAEGQEKIHAYRSDDEDAVVVA